In Aspergillus fumigatus Af293 chromosome 4, whole genome shotgun sequence, one genomic interval encodes:
- a CDS encoding Zn(II)2Cys6 transcription factor produces the protein MADTLKTGEPSGWRIPKACQECRKRKIKCNGVNPCKTCRVRNTLCVYRDVIRQRKKKRHGPVDEGLASCESTRTELGTQQPSSPPPQPLGRRNKSASYTFHNSVSATHMTSPSCKVQLYYGPTSHFTLMHEIYRGLVSNQTTHPEEPQGEVEEAGAGLDMFSVRGIFFGTPAETHDPNKGIGTTVAPVMFMPYELARVFLQRFLSTLYHLVPFWSKELYERQLETLYLPSSGTGSDTCTNSILLMALAMGSLGTQRYRWGDILFERVKASCPSWDDVVNLETVQLSLMMAHYQTEQGRPNSSFLYLGTAARKAISAGLHKESPTEGGEGREMVEQRRLTFWSLFFYETWICFHLGRPSSLSSRDVGIAPPKDPFILILIHLTNVMARSANEIYGRPHDSLLQMWKLARSITEDLRCYDEKMKLALGFGLDKSPQPGDVGVQQAILTTLYYHTILLTFRPFLIFRGRWLRDTKKSPSATGPNTTKRPTEMPAWLNEACDHAVHAACRTVHHLCEAAIVNEFVRELRYHGFFLTSACFALIYDFMYNEKVATTHLPWVHVGLQCLGAMRPGDPITSSISAIQTVLKKLCPSYEWVPPGPVQGQTYAPNLTSSASATPYSNGVAPSQVNPMRETFPGGTFLGGYLPTMPNIQVNPLQSDIPEASASVVSSEDLPDFNLSDMGWDFDFSTMDLEAFFSIQPTMNPSQPL, from the exons ATGGCTGATACCCTTAAAACAGGCGAGCCATCCGGTTGGCGAATACCCAAGGCTTGTCAAGAATGCAGAAAGCGAAAAATCAAGTGCAATGGAGTCAACCCCTGCAAGACCTGTCGGGTGCGGAACACTCTATGTGTCTACCGGGATGTGATCCGGCAGCgcaagaaaaagaggcaTGGCCCTGTAGACGAGGGCCTGGCTTCCTGTGAATCTACGCGCACTGAGCTTGGTACACAGCAGCCATCCTCACCACCGCCCCAGCCGCTAGGCCGCCGGAACAAATCAGCCAGCTATACTTTCCACAACAGCGTTTCGGCAACGCACATGACCTCTCCGTCATGCAAGGTGCAACTATATTATGGACCGACGTCCCATTTTACCCTTATGCATGAGATCTATCGGGGTTTGGTTTCGAATCAAACCACTCATCCTGAGGAGCCGCAGGGAGAAGTCGAAGAGGCTGGGGCTGGGCTTGATATGTTCAGTGTTCGGGGCATCTTCTTCGGTACTCCAGCTGAGACGCATGATCCCAATAAGGGGATCGGTACGACAGTCGCACCGGTGATGTTCATGCCGTATGAGCTCGCCAGGGTATTTCTGCAAAGATTTTTGTCAACGCTGTACCATCTGGTACCATTCTGGTCCAAAGAGCTTTATGAGCGCCAGCTAGAAACCCTGTATCTTCCTTCCTCTGGTACCGGCTCTGACACTTGTACCAACTCCATCTTACTGATGGCTTTGGCCATGGGCTCCCTGGGCACACAGCGTTATCGCTGGGGAGATATTCTGTTTGAGCGGGTCAAGGCGTCTTGTCCTTCCTGGGACGACGTGGTGAATCTTGAGACTGTACAGCTgtcattgatgatg GCCCATTATCAAACGGAGCAAGGTCGCCCCaattcttcctttctctaCCTGGGCACAGCAGCGAGGAAGGCCATCTCAGCTGGCTTGCACAAGGAATCACCGACTGAAGGAGGGGAGGGCAGGGAAATGGTGGAGCAAAGACGATTGACCTTTTGGTCCTTATTCTTCTACGAGAC CTGGATTTGCTTTCATCTTGGTCGCCCAAGTTCGCTTTCTTCGAGGGACGTTGGCATTGCACCTCCCAAGGATCcattcatcctcatcctcatacACCTCACAAACGTCATGGCTCGTTCGGCAAACGAAATTTACGGCCGACCACACGACTCATTGTTGCAAATGTGGAAGCTTGCCAGATCCATTACAGAAGACCTTCGTTGTTacgacgagaagatgaagcttGCTCTTGGCTTTGGGCTTGACAAATCACCCCAGCCTGGTGATGTTGGTGTTCAGCAGGCCATTCTCACAACCT TATACTATCACACCATTCTTTTGACATTCCGACCGTTCCTGATCTTTCGCGGGCGATGGCTGCGCGATACCAAAAAGTCTCCTTCCGCGACTGGGCCCAACACGACTAAACGTCCGACAGAAATGCCGGCGTGGCTGAACGAGGCGTGCGACCACGCGGTCCACGCTGCATGCAGGACTGTCCATCATCTATGTGAAGCTGCTATCGTCAATGAGTTTGTTCGG GAACTTCGCTATCATGGCTTCTTCCTGACCAGCGCTTGCTTTGCACTTATTTACGACTTCATGTATAACGAGAAAGTTGCAACTACACACCTTCCATGGGTTCACGTGGGCCTCCAATGTCTTGGAGCCATGCGGCCGGGGGATCCCATCACAAGCTCTATTTCAGCTATACAGACTGTCCTGAAGAAACTGTGCCCGTCGTATGAATGGGTGCCACCTGGACCTGTCCAGGGTCAGACATACGCACCAAACCTAACGAGCTCGGCATCAGCTACCCCCTATTCTAATGGTGTAGCACCGAGCCAAGTAAATCCTATGCGCGAAACTTTCCCTGGTGGCACTTTTCTGGGAGGGTACCTTCCTACAATGCCGAACATCCAAGTCAATCCGCTTCAAAGCGATATCCCGGAGGCCTCTGCTAGTGTTGTGAGCAGCG
- the isn1 gene encoding IMP 5'-nucleotidase ISN1 translates to MTTRYRVEFASSRPTGKFFTARLNGQTNIFQIEWIKGLLAVPFVLHSQPTAVYQEHSENLVAVAADTHQRYAEIFRDVEKLIDDHSRPLAPPPPPVLASHLTLSVDHERNAAPGKSKLKLLVPTAGSFFSRLPLEDAFKYQDAKRMISRRRFVAPSFNDIRLTLNTAQLLGLVRGPGLDLVTFDGDVTLYDDGACLTPDNPAIPRIIRLLHQGVRIGIVTAAGYTEGAKYYERLKGLLDAVHDSSSLTPAQKDGLVVMGGESNFLFRFDSASPHRLSYVPRPEWLLDEMKSWNQEDITQLLDIAESSLRACAANLNLPVAVLRKDRAVGVYPYDRSKIHREQLEETVLVVQNTVERSVVGSRLPFCAFNGGNDVFVDIGDKSWGVRACQRYFGGIEPSRTLHVGDQFLSAGANDFKARLASTTAWIASLTETVQLLDELEEMQKAEKNRS, encoded by the exons ATGACCACTCGGTATCGCGTTGAAT TCGCATCGTCGAGACCAACTGGTAAGTTCTTCACGGCGCGTCTCAACGGCCAAACTAACATCTTCCAGATTGAATGGATCAAA GGCCTTCTGGCGGTCCCCTTTGTGCTGCACTCGCAGCCCACCGCTGTCTACCAGGAACATAGCGAGAACCTCGTGGCCGTAGCAGCCGATACCCATCAGCGCTACGCGGAGATCTTCCGggatgttgagaagctcatcgaCGACCACAGTAGGCCTCTtgcccccccccccccccctgtTCTCGCTTCCCATCTAACCCTGTCAGTCGACCATGAACGCAACGCCGCCCCGGGCAAGTCCAAACTGAAACTCCTCGTCCCGACCGCGGGCTCTTTCTTCAGCCGGCTCCCGCTCGAAGACGCCTTCAAATACCAAGACGCAAAACGCATGATCAGCCGCCGTCGCTTCGTCGCCCCCTCCTTCAACGACATCCGCCTCACCCTCAACACCGCccagctcctcggcctcgtccgCGGGCCCGGTCTCGACCTCGTCACCTTCGATGGAGACGTCACCCTCTACGACGACGGCGCCTGCCTCACCCCGGACAACCCCGCCATCCCGCGCATCATCCGCCTCCTGCACCAGGGCGTGCGCATCGGCATCGTCACCGCCGCCGGCTACACCGAGGGCGCAAAGTACTACGAGCGCCTCAAGGGCCTCCTCGACGCCGTCCATgactcctcctccctcaccCCCGCCCAGAAAGACGGCCTGGTCGTCATGGGCGGCGAGAGcaacttcctcttccgcttcgACTCGGCCTCGCCGCACCGCCTCTCCTACGTCCCCCGCCCGGAGTGGCTCCTCGACGAAATGAAGTCCTGGAACCAGGAGGATATCACCCAGCTGCTCGATATCGCGGAGTCTTCGCTGCGCGCTTGCGCCGCGAACCTTAACCTCCCTGTTGCTGTACTCCGCAAGGACCGCGCCGTCGGCGTCTACCCCTACGACCGGAGCAAGATCCACCGCGAGCAGCTCGAGGAGACCGTCCTCGTCGTGCAGAATACAGTGGAACGATCTGTCGTCGGCTCTCGACTGCCCTTTTGCGCGTTTAACG GCGGAAATGACGTCTTCGTCGACATCGGCGACAAGTCCTGGGGTGTGCGCGCTTGTCAGCGGTATTTCGGAGGGATTGAGCCGTCGCGCACGCTCCATGTTGGCGATCAGTTTCTCTCGGCTGGCGCGAATGATTTCAAG GCTCGTTTGGCATCGACGACTGCCTGGATTGCCAGTTTGACGGAAACAGTGCAGCTACTCGACGAactggaggagatgcagaaggcggagaagaatcgATCTTGA
- a CDS encoding putative MFS quinate transporter — translation MAGGPKKPVNIFRLKNLNEPKEVFNWRLWFSVLSFGLMGAARGVDEGLISGAFNSKDFQRTIHYSEYSQVEQTNIKANVSAMVQIGSVGGALFAFLVCDRIGRIWATRQLCLLWILGIGIFLGANGSLAAIYAGRFIAGLGVGQTVVVGPVYLAEIAPASIRGLCTCVFTGFVYLGIVLAYFTNYGCQVNLGDNTHKRWEVPTSLHIIFAGLIFLLSFLQYESPRFLIKKGKYEHAIRNLARVRHLPEDHEYVVQEITAIEQSHQAELEATMGAGWLGIVKETFFIPKNLYRIYLTVMSQILSQWSGAGSITLYAPDLFKLLGITGSNESLLVTGVFGIVKLVAAITCALFLVDVIGRKRSLLIGITLQAIAMIYVAAFLTDVPEMGIVDDFVLPESKLGVSRGAIAMIYISGFGWALGWNSMQYLLTAELFPLRIRALATSIAMTLHFANQYGNSRAVPNMLLPTQHGGITPKGTFWCFAAVTILGGVWVFLSVPETAGRSLESMDRLFELPWYKIGLYGNKDAEERDQVVSEKMQMEEEMHGTAAHQETVEKSRV, via the exons ATGGCAGGTGGTCCAAAGAAACCTGTCAACATCTTCCGGTTGAAAAACCTTAACGAACCCAAAGAAGTCTTCAACTGGAGGCTATGGTTCTCCGTTCTCTCATTCGGCCTCATGGGCGCTGCCCGAGGTGTGGATGAGGGGTTGATCTCGGGCGCTTTCAACTCGAAGGATTTCCAGCGGACGATCCACTACAGCGAGTACAGCCAGGTCGAACAGACGAACATCAAGGCGAATGTGTCGGCGATGGTGCAGATTGGTTCGGTCGGTGGTGCTCTTTT TGCGTTCTTGGTCTGTGACCGCATTGGCCGTATCTGGGCTACTCGTCAGCTGTGTCTTTTGTGGATTCTTGGGATTGGCATCTTCTTGGGCGCAAACGGAAGCCTTGCCGCCATCTACGCCGGTCGCTTCATTGCCGGATTGGGTGTCGGACAGACTGTTGTGGTGGGCCCGGTGTATCTCGCTGAGATT GCCCCCGCGTCCATCCGAGGTCTCTGCACCTGTGTCTTTACCGGTTTCGTGTATCTTGGTATCGTCCTGGCCTACTTCACCAACTACGGCTGCCAGGTTAACCTCGGAGACAACACGCACAAGCGATGG GAAGTGCCAACCAGTCTGCACATCATCTTTGCCGGCctgatcttcctcctctcctttctgcAATACGAGTCCCCTCGCTTCCTGATCAAAAAGGGCAAATACGAACACGCCATCCGCAATCTGGCGCGCGTGCGACACCTCCCTGAGGACCACGAGTACGTTGTGCAGGAGATCACGGCCATCGAGCAGTCCCACCAGGCCGAACTCGAGGCGACCATGGGCGCTGGCTGGCTCGGcatcgtcaaggagacctTTTTCATCCCGAAGAACCTGTACCGCATCTACCTGACGGTCATGTCGCAGATTCTCTCGCAGTGGTCCGGCGCCGGCTCCATCACCCTCTACGCCCCCGATCTCTTCAAGCTGCTCGGTATCACCGGGTCCAACGAGAGCCTGCTCGTGACCGGTGTGTTCGGGATCGTCAAGCTCGTCGCAGCCATCACCTGCGCCCTGTTCCTGGTCGACGTGATCGGCCGCAAGCGctccctcctcatcggtaTCACCCTGCAGGCCATCGCCATGATCTACGTCGCCGCCTTCCTGACCGACGTCCCGGAGATGGGCATCGTCGACGACTTTGTCCTGCCGGAGTCCAAGCTTGGCGTCAGCCGCGGCGCCATCGCCATGATCTATATCTCCGGGTTCGGCTGGGCGCTCGGCTGGAACTCGATGCAGTACCTGCTCACGGCGGAGCTCTTCCCGCTGCGCATCCGGGCCCTGGCGACCTCCATCGCCATGACGCTGCACTTTGCCAACCAGTACGGCAACTCGCGCGCGGTGCCCAACATGTTGCTGCCCACCCAGCACGGCGGCATCACCCCCAAGGGCACGTTCTGGTGCTTTGCGGCGGTGACCATCCTCGGTGGAGTGTGGGTGTTTCTCAGTGTGCCCGAGACAGCCGGGCGGTCGCTCGAGAGCATGGATCGGCTGTTTGAGCTGCCGTGGTACAAGATCGGTCTGTACGGAAACAAGGACGCCGAGGAGCGGGATCAGGTGGTGTCGGAGAAGAtgcagatggaggaggagatgcacGGGACTGCGGCGCACCAGGAGACGGTGGAGAAGTCGCGGGTGTAA
- a CDS encoding putative MFS transporter yields MEEEKGISELKTTLAHETAHEAASRGHVATDQYGRALVEFDRAAESRLRLKIDLYIVPTVSLLYLFCFIDRANIGNAKLAGFEKDLGLKGYDYNALLSIFYISYIVFEIPCNIACKWIGPGWFLPAITLGFGICSLGTAFVHNIHAASGVRFLLGIFEAGMMPGIAYYLSRWYRRSELAFRLSLYIVMAPLAGAFGGLLASGILSLDHFGGLRTWRMIFAIEGIITIGLALISFFTLTDRPATARWLTQEEKDLAIARVKSERVGTTEVLDKIDKAKTLRGIFNPVTLATSFIFLLNNITVQGLAFFAPTIVRTIYPHNSVVSQQLHTVPPYVVGAFFTVLFPFLSWRFDRRMVFFVIGPPLMMAGYIMFLASTDAMIRYGATFLIASGAFAFGALCNANASNNVVSDTARSSAIGTTVMMGNIGGLISTWSFLPFDAPNYHIGNGLNLATSSMTMLLGALLWGWMRWDNKRREKVDVDQALAGLSLLQIQDLDWRNPAFRWRD; encoded by the exons atggaggaggaaaaaggcATTTCCGAACTCAAAACAACTCTAGCCCATGAAACAGCTCACGAGGCCGCCAGTCGTGGTCATGTTGCAACGGACCAATATGGTCGAGCCTTGGTCGAATTCGACCGTGCAGCGGAATCTCGCCTTCGACTGAAGATTGATCTCTACATCGTTCCTACTGTCTCACTGCTTTATCTGTTTTGCTTCATTGACAGAGCAAATATCG GTAACGCCAAGCTCGCCGGGTTTGAGAAAGACCTCGGCTTGAAGGGTTACGACTACAATGCCCTGTTATCCATCTTCTACATCAGCTACATTGTCTTTGAAATTCCTTGTAATATTGCCTGCAAGTGGATTGGCCCGGGCTGGTTCCTCCCCGCCATCACGCTGGGCTTCGGGATCTGCTCGCTTGGCACGGCATTTGTCCACAATATCCACGCCGCGTCAGGAGTCAGATTCTTGCTCGGTATCTTTGAAGCGGGTATGATGCCGGGCATTGCTTACTATCTATCCCGGTGGTACCGTCGCAGTGAACTTGCCTTCCGCCTCTCCCTTTACATTGTCATGGCGCCGCTGGCCGGCGCGTTCGGTGGCCTGCTGGCTTCGGGCATTCTATCACTGGATCATTTTGGGGGCCTGCGCACGTGGCGCATGATCTTCGCCATTGAGGGCATCATTACCATTGGTCTCGCGttgatctctttctttacTCTTACCGACCGGCCTGCGACCGCTCGCTGGCTGacgcaggaggagaaggaccTGGCGATCGCTCGAGTCAAGTCGGAGCGTGTGGGAACCACGGAAGTGCTGGACAAGATTGACAAGGCGAAGACGCTCCGGGGTATCTTCAACCCCGTGACCCTGGCCACCTCGTTCAttttcctcctcaacaatATCACGGTCCAAGGCCTGGCCTTCTTCGCACCGACGATTGTCAGGACCATCTACCCACACAACAGCGTGGTGTCCCAGCAGCTGCACACTGTTCCTCCATATGTTGTCGGGGCGTTCTTCACCGTGTTGTTCCCCTTCCTCAGCTGGCGATTTGACCGGCGCATGGTCTTCTTCGTGATTGGGCCCCCTCTAATGATGGCGGGGTACATCATGTTCCTGGCCAGCACTGACGCCATGATCCGCTACGGCGCGACGTTTTTGATTGCTAGCGGTGCGTTCGCCTTTGGCGCTCTGTGCAATGCGAATGCATCGAACAACGTGGTATCTGACACTGCACGGTCATCGGCTATCGGAACGACGGTGATGATGGGTAACATTGGCGGCTTGATCTCGACATGGTCGTTTTTGCCCTTTGACGCTCCGAATTATCATATTGGCAACGGTCTCAACCTGGCCACCTCGTCCATGACGATGCTTCTCGGAGCATTGCTCTGGGGATGGATGCGGTGGGACAACAAGAGACGCGAGAAGGTGGATGTTGACCAGGCTCTGGCTGGTCTGTCCCTGTTGCAGATTCAGGATCTTGATTGGCGCAATCCTGCTTTCCGCTGGCGTGACTAA